The Deltaproteobacteria bacterium genome includes the window GCCACCGGGCGTTTGCCGGTTCCTGGGTCCACGTACGTCAGGAAAGCGTCTATGATCTCCTGCTGCACCTTTTTGTAATCCTCAGGTTCGACGACGCCGCCTGAGTCGCGTCCCTTGAGGTTGACGTAAACGTGGCACGAGCGCTGGGGGATAGCCTTGGACTTTTCGAGAACCGGGTGCGGGCGGGCGCCCCCGGTAAGTAAACCGGCCAGCTTGCCGCCGAAGCCCGATAATTTCACCTCTTCGCCCGGTTGACTTTTTGGAGTCTCGATCGTGATCAGCCCGGCTGGCGCCAGGGCCATATATGGATCGAAAGTCGGTCCATCCGGAGTGGCTCCATGATCTGAGACCAGAATCACCAGCGTATCCTGGCCCGCAGCCTCAATTATTTTCGCTATCAGCCGGTCTTGGCTCTGGTAGATCTTGAGATGCGTCTCCCAGGCCTTGTCGTATAAGTCCTTGTCAGGAGTTGTGTCGGGGTCCATGAAGTTAATGATGGCGTGATACAACCAATCCGGCGGATGGGAGTGCATATAGAAAAGGTCCCAGTCATCTTTGTTCATCAGGGTTACAGCCACGTCTCCGTTGAATTGATCATGAATTTCGTTTGTCTCGGCGTAGGTGTCCAAATCAAACCAGCCGAGAATAAGCGGACGCATACCACCGGCGTGACCAAAGGTACCCTCCTCAGACACAAGCTCCTCGGCGATCTCAGCCGGAGAGGTGCAGCCGGACAATGAGCACAACTCCCCAATAAGGAAACGAAAATCCTCCGCGTCGTCAGATAGCTCAAGGAGTTTGCATCGGAAAAAGACCTCCTGCTCTGATCCGTCCTCCATCTTGATTCGGGTGGTGATTTTCGGGCTCCACTGCCCCACGGCCAGGGTGCAAAAGGCGTCATTGAAATTTTTTGTCGGCGAGAGGCTAGCCCGGTCATAATCCTCACCGTCGGTCTGGTGCGCCAGGACGTACCATGTCGCGTCCGCCGGTTTGTCCTTGGGCGTAGGGAACATAAGTTTGGCCTCCATCTCCAGAGGCTCCGGACTCACCTCCGGGAGGTTTTCCCAGCCTTGAGCATCCTTAAATTCCCCGCGAATGGCAAAGGGGT containing:
- a CDS encoding alkaline phosphatase family protein, which gives rise to GESFNSERIQAEPLWDTLDKIGKKCIVLNYPGAWPSKMKNGVMVGGSGLTVGEYRDGFERLDSLDSLCGSQLITTGIYPFAIRGEFKDAQGWENLPEVSPEPLEMEAKLMFPTPKDKPADATWYVLAHQTDGEDYDRASLSPTKNFNDAFCTLAVGQWSPKITTRIKMEDGSEQEVFFRCKLLELSDDAEDFRFLIGELCSLSGCTSPAEIAEELVSEEGTFGHAGGMRPLILGWFDLDTYAETNEIHDQFNGDVAVTLMNKDDWDLFYMHSHPPDWLYHAIINFMDPDTTPDKDLYDKAWETHLKIYQSQDRLIAKIIEAAGQDTLVILVSDHGATPDGPTFDPYMALAPAGLITIETPKSQPGEEVKLSGFGGKLAGLLTGGARPHPVLEKSKAIPQRSCHVYVNLKGRDSGGVVEPEDYKKVQQEIIDAFLTYVDPGTGKRPVALALSKKDARILGLYGDNIGDVIYAIYPWFGGQHGSILPTAEWGVGSLKGLFTMTGPGVKKGYRLKRTTWLPDLVPTICYLMNWPVPDQAEGAVIYQAFEEPNFRFKGN